The Lolium perenne isolate Kyuss_39 chromosome 6, Kyuss_2.0, whole genome shotgun sequence genome segment agagcctctactagcaacggagagcatgtaagatcataaacaacacatatatgatagatctataatcaacttgacatagtattccatattcatcggatcccaacaaacacaacatgtagcattacaaatagatgatcttgatcatgataggcagctcacaagatctaaacatgatggcacaataggagaagacaaccatctagctactgctatggacccgtagtccaatgatgaactactcacgcattagtccggaggcgggcatggtgatgtagagctcttcggtgatgattcccctctctggcagggtgccggaggagatcttctgaccccccgagttagggttgacggcggcggcatctctggaactgttctggtattttggctctcggtactagggttttcggggacgaaggaataaataggcgaaggggcaacgtcgggggagccagggggctccctccccacgtcttggcgcggcagtggggcccacgcgccgccatatggggagggccccctgctggccttcctcgactcctcttcggtcttctggaacactccgtggaaaatagggccgtgggcttttgtttcgtccaatttcgagaatatttgtaaaacaacttttctgaaatcaaaaacagcagaaaacaggaactggcactgtggcatcttgttaataggttagtcccagaaaatgcataaaaacattataaagtgtgaataaaacatgtaggtattgtcataaaattagcatggaacataagaaattataaatacgttggagacgtatcaagcttgcccaagcttagttcctactcgccctcgagtaggtaaacgataaaaagaataatttctgaagtgacatgctaccaacataatcttgatcaatactattgtaaagcatctgagatgaatgaagtgactcaaagcactggtctatagtttgctaacaaaaagataatgactaaataactgaatcatatagcaaaaacttttcatgaatagtactttcaagacaagcatcaaaacgtcttgcataagagttaactcataaagcaatagattattaatacaaggttttgaagcaacacaaaggacgatttaagtttcagcaattgctttcaacttcaacatgcatatctcatggataattgtcaacacaaagtaatataataagtgcaataagcaaacatgtaagaatcaatgcacactgtTGACACAagagtttgcttctaagatagaaagaagtaggtaaactgactcaacataaagtaaaataaaggcccttcgcagagggaagcagggattaaatcatgtgctagagcttttcaagttttgaaatcatatagagagcataaaaatacagttttgagaggtgtttgttgttgtcaacgaatggtagtgggcactctaacccccttgtcaaacagactttcaaagagcggcttccgtgaaggacgttatctctaccagcaaggtagatcatccctcttctcttttgtttacacatgtattttagttttatttatagatgacactcctcccaaccttttgctttcacaagccatggctaaccgaatcctcgggtgccttccaacatttcacataccatggaggagtgtctattgcaaaattaagttgcttactgataaatgagggcaaaacatgtgaagagaattattaatgaaagttaattaattggggctgggcaccccgttgccagctctttttgcaaaattattggataagaggatgtatatgccactagtccattggtgaaagtctgcccaacaagattgaaagataaaacaccacatacttcctcatgagctataaaacattgacacaaataaggagtaataaagttttgaattgtttaaaggtagcacatgaagtatttacttggaatggcagaaaaataccacatagtaggtaggtatggtggacacaaatggcataggttttggctcaaggttttggatgcacgagaagcattccctctcagtacaaggctttggctagcaaggttgtttgaagcaaacacaagtataaaccggtacagcaaaacttacataagaacatattgcaagcattataagactctacactatcttccttgttgctcaaacacttttaccagaaaatatctagaccttagagagacaaatcatgcaaaccaaatttcaacaagctctacggtagttctccactaataggtttaaactacatgatgcaagagcttaaacatgatctacttgagagctcaaaacaattgccaagtatcaaattattcaagacaatatatcaattaccacatgaagcattttctgtttccaaccaaataacaataagtgctgcggctttcacctttcgccatgaacatgaaaaataaaacgaagaacacaagtgttcaaatgaaaaagcggagcgtgtctctctcccacacaagaatgttaggatccgatttatttagaaaacttaaaataacaaatgaaaataaaagcacacggacgctccaagtaaagcacataagatgtgacgaaattaaaatatagttttactagaggtgacctgataagtttgatgaagaaggggatgcattgggcatccccaagcttagacgcttgagtcttcttgaaatatgcagggatgaaccacgggggcatccccaagcttagacttttcactcttcttgatcatattatatcatcctcctctcttgatcctagaaaacttccttcacaccaaactcaaagcaatctcattagagggttagtgcataatcaaaaattcacatgttcagcaaggacacaatcattcccaacacttctggacattagccaaggttactgaaatttaatggagcaaagaaacccactcaaacacaggaaaagaggcaatgcaaaataaaaggcagaatctgtcaaaaatagaacagtccgtaaagacgaattttttcgaggcacttaacatgctcagatggaaaatctccagttgaatgaaagttgcatacataccggaggattactcatgaattttttcaggatttttagattttcttacagagagaaaagctcaaattcgtgacagctaaaaatttgtttctgcgcagaaatccaaatctagtatcaactttctatcaaagactttacttggcacaacaatgcaagaaaataaagatacaaaggtattgctacagtagtaacaagcatcttcactcaaatataaaacaaaaattgcagaaataaaataatgggttgtctcccataagcgcttttctttaacgcctttcagctaggcgcagaaagtgaaaatcaagtaacatcaagagaaaaaACATTAACATTattatttgttctaataatagaatcaaaaggcatcttcattctctttctagggaagtgttccatacctttcttaagagggaatagatatttaatatttccttctttcatgtcaataatagcactaacggttcgaagaaagggtcttcccaaaaccataggacaagatgcattgcattcaatatccaaaacaacaaaatcaacggggacaaggttattgttaaccgtaaagtgaacattgtcaattctccccaaaggtttctttatagaattatcaccaAGATTAatgcttgtgatggtaaagcacacgtccgttgggaagcccaagtggaaggtatgatgagtacatcagcgttccctcagtaagaaaccaaggttatcgaaccagtaggagatgaagatcacgggaaggttgttggtgaaggagtgtagtgcggtgcaacaccagggattccggcgccaacgtggaaccttcacaacacaatcaaactactttgccccaacttaatagtgaggttgtcaatctcaccagcttgctgaaaacaaaggattaaacgtatggtgtggaaaattatgtttgcttgcagaaaaaaaaagagaacaatgattgcagtaggttgtatttcagatgtaaaagaatggaccggggtccacagttcactagtggtgtctctccaataagataaataacatgttgggtaaacaaattacagttggcactacaagaaatctgccataagttgacaaaaatatggtgtcactgaaacgtcagtaatggctacttgtgacgttacggtgacgcttttcaaaacgtcgaaagctgggagtcagcagtgactgcttaagacgttccacttgaaaacgtcgtagagctttgtgacgttttaaaatgtcactgacggcatgacattcccaaaacgtcatgggcacACCTTGCCCCAGTCCGTatggcaatccgacgtggcaaaattaTGACGAAACCAAAACGTCTTAATTCGAAATCAGCCCGGTCCAATTCTGTATTCTACATGGGCCGAGCCCAATAATTCCAGCCTTTTACCGTAAGCATTGGCCTTTGTTTTGGTCCATTTCTGTTTTGGGCCTTAGCCTTTTTGCACCCTTTTTCTATTTTGGGCCTCACCATTTTTACAGCCTTTCTCTATTTGGGCCTTAGCCTTTTACGATCCATTTATTTTTGGGTTGGTCAGGTTTATATTAACAAGATTAGACAATATATAAACATCAACACATGATGAAATCTTCCATATAAGAGCAGTAACTGAATATATTACAATATTTCCACAAATCAGATATATATACAAGAAAGACACTGACAACAGATTCATATTTGTACTACAGATTCATTAGAGTTGTCTTCAGGTTCTCCAGCATGCATCTTGCCAGACAATGATGTTGCACGAGTTATCTTCAGGCTCCCCACCTCCAGGTTGTTCCGCAGCAACTCATCCTACACCACCCAGAAACAACGCTTCAGGTCAACCCAAGTAAAATAAGCATCAACGAACGTACACAGCAAACTCTTCTGCACAGCAAGACACACCAATCAGAGAGTTAATATATATATACTATTGCACTGTTTGAATATGACATGAtgagaagttaattttcaattaaCTTCACATCATGTCATATTCAAAAGAAGGTCCTGTAACGCTTATTACAGAAGGCATGTATAGAAATGAAAGCACAAGCTTATGTAAATAAAGAGAAGAAATGTAAAACAAGTTGCTGCTTATTATAGATGGCATATAATACAATAGAAGGAATTAAATAGCAAAAAGAACTGAAACTGGATTGTATAGTAGTAGACTGGCAGAACTGTGCAATTAAGTCAACTTAAAACGGAAGGCCTAGTCTATTTAGAGTAGGACATGTGTAACAGTAACGAAATGAAACACTAGATGCAGATCATTTTCTTTAGAAACAAGCATTGAAATCATTTAGCAAAAGTAAATAATTCAGGGACTACTTAATAACTAGCATCCAGATCATGCAACAAGTTTAAAAGTTAAAAGACTACTATAACACACAGGTAAAGTTAAAAGACTACTATAACACACAGGTAACGTCTGTTGACAACTAGAAATTGACCCAAACATCACGCATTCATGCCCATCTCAATGCAGACCAGATGGTAAATCCGAAAGCACATAATACCACGCCAGCGAAGAAGCAAACTCATGTACATGAGACGGAAAATATGAATCACACGTTGAACATCTCAAACATGTAAACTGAACCTTCCTTCAACCGTCCTCTGAAATTATCAATGGAATTGTCTGGTGTGAAGTCTTACATTGTATTTGCCTGAAATGTAAACAAATAATCTTATGAGTCATTCTATATAGGAAACAATCGAGCTTGCTAGCAAAGAGTACTTGTTGGTTTTGCATGCATCCAAGACCAATATCGTCTCCCTCATATTTTGCCTAGACTAAGTTGCACCGGTAACAGAAGAACTTGGAAGAACAAAACTCTTCTTACATATATGGAAGTAACAATCTCCACTGTCTAAGTTTTTTTATTTGTCAGTTAGTGGTAATGATGAAATAAGTTACATGTATGTATAAAAGAAATGGAAGTCTGTCACCCTGCTAATGTTGAAGTGAAAGTACAATTTTGGTGGTTCTCAGAAAGAAAAAATGTAAATGTTCTCGTGCTAATGAATAGGAAGTTATAATGCACCATAACTACTGGAATTCTCTCAAACTACATGTAGACACAGACAGTTTTTCTGGAATCTGCATACTTATTCAAACCCAAATGAAAATACTAAAAAGATGGCAGATAGCTCACCTCATGTGTATTGGTCATACCAATGCTAATAATCTTGCAACGGCTAGTAACAGAACCAAGAAGATTGGGCTCACCTTGGCAAGCTACTATTATCTTGCATGCATCAGCTCTTCTATCCGTTCTCAAGCGATCTTTGTCCTCAAGTAAGCATCAATGTCACCGCCCCCCTCCTAGCCCAACACACTTCACCAGGATCAAATCAGCGACCCACTTGATCATGGGGGAAAACCTAAGTAACAAAGTTGGAGAACAGACTATTTGGAGTTAATCCGGGACCAATTCTATATCTGATGCATTAATTATATTATTTTACAAACCACAAACGTCGTTTAAATGGCATCAGCTGGTTGATTTTTTGTCTTCTCATGTCATACAGTAAAGGAAGAGATAAAGCAAAAAAAGAAGCAGGTTTTCATCAATTTACTCAATCTAAAGGGAGGACAGAAATGAAATGGAAGAACCAGTTAGAGGTACATATCACTGTACTATATGCACACCAATTCAGAACTTTAAGTAATAACTGCTCTCCTTGTAGACATAAGGACCTAACTGAAGTACAAAAGGGAACTAAAATTGTAGCTAAAACTGAAGCACTTCGTCAATATTTTTAAAGTAAATAAAAGTGCATATTTTCATACGTATTGTTTCCTTAATGCACAAAATAGGAATCACGATCCAAGATGATAAAGATGCAAGTATTAGTTTATATATATATGACAGAATGGCACACCTAGACACATCAGCTAATCTCCTGCTCAAATAACAATTTATGCATATAAATCAATTAGGATAGTAGGAAGAACTAACGAATCCAATCAATACTCAATTCAAGTCAGCGGGGAAAACTGACAGATAAGAGAATGAAACACATAATCTGTCACACCTTTCCCAATGAAGCACTACCAAAAAAGCAAGCTGTATTATTGTACTGTAAGAGCAACTCCATGTTACCTTCGATcttgcaaacatctagcagggCATCAATTAGGAAGATACTGTTGTGACATGTAAGCATGATTTCAATGTGAAAAAACAGAGAATCGTATCATCTGCAATCTAGATGTAGATCTTGTTCAGAGATGGATGTGTCGCAATTGTTTCACGCAATGTGCAATGTATGTATTACCAAGTTCATGAAACAAATCTAGAGGGGTGGGCTGAATCGTTCGCTGGCACGAGCAAGAACACGTGAACTAAATTCTAGGCGGAAGAACCAGCCAAGCGAGTGAGATGTGTTACCTGTTGCCGAGGAGTGCCTGGAGGTGGACGATGAGCTTCTCCTCCTGGTCGGTGAAGTTGCCGCGCTTGATCCCGGGGCGGAGGTAGTTGGTCCACCGGAGGCGGCAGCTCTTGCTGCAACGCATGAGACCTGTAGGATCGCGAGAAGGGGCCGATCGATCCGAATCAGAGAAGGAAACGCGAAACGAGATGGGGACCGAGGAAGTCAAGAACGTACCGGTGGTGGTGGGCACGGCGCGCCAGTTGCCCGGGCCGTGGTCCTGGATGTAGGAGACGAGCACGAGGTCCTCCTCTGGCGTCCAGGGCCCCTTCTTCACCCCGGCCTGCTCGCAGCACGGCGGCCTCCCCATACAGTACAATAATTGTTCAGAGATGGCGTTGAGCGGGGAGGTgggcgcggaggcggcggcgtgGCCCTGGAAGGAGGAGAGGTCGGAGGTGGAGCGGCACGAGAGCTTGAGCGACTCGAGCCGCTCGCGCGCGCCGACCTGGAGGTTGCCGGACCAGGCGCGGCGCGGCGGCCCCGCGCGCGAGGCCGGGCGGCGTGGGAGCGCGACGAGGAAGTAGAGGTGGCCGCGGTGGAGCGGCGCGTCGGCGGATAGAGGGCGGGCGCGCGCGCCCAGGAGCTTGACCTCGTCGGCCTCGAGGAGCTGGAAGCCCGGGTGGTCGCGCAGCACGTCGGACGCGGCCGCCGGCGGCTTGATTTCTTGGGAAAGCCAAGGGAGAGCCTGggtcgccggagttggccgggatCTAGGCCGGAGAGGAGGGGGCGGCGGAAGGAAAATGGCTAGGGTTTCTGGCCTGCGGGGCGGTCTGGGTTGGTTTTGTCGGTCGCGCGCGTGGTTTGGTGGTCTGGTCGGTCGAGCGCGTGACCCAAAAATTTTAGGCGCCAATGGGAAAATCCCGCGCGTGGTTTCGTGCGTTGGATGCTTCGGACGGTTGAGATTCAAGTTTGGAGCTGATCCTTGGTAGGCTGTTTCCTGTCTTCTGATTGGCTAATTTTTTTTGGCATTCTAATGACGTTTTGATTTAAATAGGTAACGACGTTTTTCACCAGAACTTCATTATTTTTTTAGGTTTTTGCCCTCCTCCAACGgctaatgacgttttgacctaaattgccaatgacgttttttcccaa includes the following:
- the LOC139830106 gene encoding uncharacterized protein, translating into MTVWHGVTAVVCRRLARLVLAPRRSAEKIRSRQQGLTGSLNRILAYKFQGPPNHARDRQNQPRPPRRPETLAIFLPPPPPLRPRSRPTPATQALPWLSQEIKPPAAASDVLRDHPGFQLLEADEVKLLGARARPLSADAPLHRGHLYFLVALPRRPASRAGPPRRAWSGNLQVGARERLESLKLSCRSTSDLSSFQGHAAASAPTSPLNAISEQLLYCMGRPPCCEQAGVKKGPWTPEEDLVLVSYIQDHGPGNWRAVPTTTGLMRCSKSCRLRWTNYLRPGIKRGNFTDQEEKLIVHLQALLGNR